A window of Desulfovibrio desulfuricans DSM 642 contains these coding sequences:
- a CDS encoding helix-turn-helix domain-containing protein, with translation MSKSSASTAALPPKVLAKLEDLGRRIKLARKRRGLTLHEMAKLMMVSVGSLQRLESGTPGTSLGTLVTALLTLGLENDLDSVAAMETDMIGLAHERRRLEGKAAGGKDKISYDF, from the coding sequence ATGAGTAAATCGTCAGCTTCCACAGCCGCCCTGCCGCCCAAGGTTCTGGCAAAGCTTGAGGATCTGGGCCGCAGAATCAAACTGGCGCGAAAACGCCGGGGTCTGACGCTGCACGAAATGGCCAAGCTCATGATGGTTTCTGTTGGCTCCCTGCAAAGGCTTGAGAGCGGCACACCGGGAACAAGCCTTGGCACCCTTGTGACTGCCCTGCTCACCCTCGGGCTTGAAAACGATCTGGACAGCGTGGCCGCCATGGAAACGGACATGATCGGCCTTGCCCACGAACGCAGGCGGCTTGAAGGCAAGGCGGCGGGCGGGAAGGACAAAATTTCCTACGACTTTTAA